Proteins co-encoded in one Astyanax mexicanus isolate ESR-SI-001 chromosome 1, AstMex3_surface, whole genome shotgun sequence genomic window:
- the si:dkey-111e8.4 gene encoding uncharacterized protein si:dkey-111e8.4 isoform X2, translating to MDENRVSSVSQWLNSEIFIAFVVVLLLLIVALCAVCWILRCRRTPTTTERMAEIEIIPADGSDRKSPPRFILKIVTEEKHASELVQMLIEHRRVAKDTACSTDPLTPEVASTSRDEPQSPPPSTSHPVAEKTYLTVEVHASMDCPTTDHLKAGVTAPTESFSSESVITADDKEEEEEKEEEEQQVNNVPDNGHIDEKPSHYSKCQVI from the exons atGGATGAGAACAGGGTGAGCTCAGTGTCCCAGTGGCTGAATTCAGAAATTTTCATAGCGTTTGTTGTAGTGCTGCTCCTCCTCATTGTTGCCTTGTGCGCTGTCTGCTGGATCCTGAGATGCCGTCGGACACCCACAACAACAGA GAGAATGGCAGAGATAGAGATCATTCCTGCTGATGGTTCAGACAGAAAAAGCCCACCCAGGTTCATTCTAAAGATCGTGACAGAGGAGAAACACGCCTCTGAGCTCGTTCAGATGTTAATCGAGCACAGACGTGTAGCTAAAGATACTGCATGCTCAACTGACCCACTGACCCCTGAGGTTGCCTCTACCTCTAGAGATGAACCACAGTCACCCCCTCCCTCTACCTCTCACCCAGTCGCAGAAAAGACATACCTGACTGTTGAGGTGCACGCCTCGATGGACTGTCCAACCACAGATCATTTGAAGGCCGGTGTAACAGCACCCACTGAATCATTCAGCTCTGAGTCTGTCATCACTGCTGATgataaagaagaggaagaagaaaaagaagaagaagaacaacaagtGAATAATGTGCCTGATAATGGTCACATTGATGAAAAACCATCTCATTACTCCAAGTGCCAGGTCATATAA
- the si:dkey-111e8.4 gene encoding uncharacterized protein si:dkey-111e8.4 isoform X1, with amino-acid sequence MILICCGSRRMDENRVSSVSQWLNSEIFIAFVVVLLLLIVALCAVCWILRCRRTPTTTERMAEIEIIPADGSDRKSPPRFILKIVTEEKHASELVQMLIEHRRVAKDTACSTDPLTPEVASTSRDEPQSPPPSTSHPVAEKTYLTVEVHASMDCPTTDHLKAGVTAPTESFSSESVITADDKEEEEEKEEEEQQVNNVPDNGHIDEKPSHYSKCQVI; translated from the exons atgatattaatCTGCTGTGGTTCCAGAC gtatGGATGAGAACAGGGTGAGCTCAGTGTCCCAGTGGCTGAATTCAGAAATTTTCATAGCGTTTGTTGTAGTGCTGCTCCTCCTCATTGTTGCCTTGTGCGCTGTCTGCTGGATCCTGAGATGCCGTCGGACACCCACAACAACAGA GAGAATGGCAGAGATAGAGATCATTCCTGCTGATGGTTCAGACAGAAAAAGCCCACCCAGGTTCATTCTAAAGATCGTGACAGAGGAGAAACACGCCTCTGAGCTCGTTCAGATGTTAATCGAGCACAGACGTGTAGCTAAAGATACTGCATGCTCAACTGACCCACTGACCCCTGAGGTTGCCTCTACCTCTAGAGATGAACCACAGTCACCCCCTCCCTCTACCTCTCACCCAGTCGCAGAAAAGACATACCTGACTGTTGAGGTGCACGCCTCGATGGACTGTCCAACCACAGATCATTTGAAGGCCGGTGTAACAGCACCCACTGAATCATTCAGCTCTGAGTCTGTCATCACTGCTGATgataaagaagaggaagaagaaaaagaagaagaagaacaacaagtGAATAATGTGCCTGATAATGGTCACATTGATGAAAAACCATCTCATTACTCCAAGTGCCAGGTCATATAA